One Paraburkholderia dioscoreae DNA segment encodes these proteins:
- a CDS encoding glycosyltransferase family 4 protein — MKKLGLSSNALQHSGGLERYAMDLVRGLAARGVEPAFFARRFDASLPEYGMVEPHRINVAFLPGKLRDRWFSWRLRAARRAAHVDVLIGCNRVDSSDMAICGGTHLGFLRATGRAQKRSDRWQIALERRQYERSKIVVAHSQLMHDELRELYGVDEAKIRVLYPPVDGTRFAPTDAATRAALRHKYGFADDEIVLLFPSSSHERKGLPLIEAALRDTALPVVVAVAGRPPARPSARLRYIGYVKELAECYRAADFTILASTYEPFGLVGIESVMCGTPVIFPSTIGCCDAIAPHAKFVFAPGEVADLRATVERAVREHGAGTRRTPLELARDAVLYDPGVAAHVDALLTLAEGIDSAR, encoded by the coding sequence ATGAAGAAACTTGGACTCTCCAGCAACGCTCTGCAACACAGCGGCGGCCTCGAGCGCTACGCAATGGATCTGGTGCGCGGCCTCGCCGCGCGCGGCGTCGAGCCGGCTTTCTTTGCGCGTCGTTTCGATGCGTCGCTGCCCGAATACGGGATGGTCGAGCCGCACCGTATAAACGTCGCGTTTCTGCCGGGCAAGCTGCGCGACCGCTGGTTTTCATGGCGGCTGCGCGCGGCACGGCGCGCGGCGCACGTCGATGTGCTGATCGGCTGCAACCGCGTCGACTCGTCCGACATGGCGATCTGCGGCGGCACGCATCTCGGCTTTTTGCGGGCGACGGGGCGCGCGCAGAAGCGTTCGGACCGCTGGCAGATTGCGCTCGAGCGCCGCCAGTACGAGCGCTCGAAAATCGTGGTCGCGCACTCGCAACTGATGCATGACGAATTGCGCGAACTGTACGGCGTGGACGAAGCGAAGATCCGCGTGTTGTATCCCCCCGTGGACGGCACGCGTTTCGCGCCCACGGATGCCGCGACGCGCGCCGCCTTGCGCCACAAATACGGTTTCGCCGACGACGAGATCGTCCTCCTGTTTCCGTCGAGCAGCCATGAGCGCAAGGGTTTGCCGCTCATCGAAGCCGCGCTGCGCGACACCGCGCTGCCGGTGGTCGTGGCCGTAGCCGGCCGCCCGCCCGCGCGCCCGTCCGCGCGGCTGCGCTATATCGGCTATGTGAAAGAGCTCGCGGAGTGCTACCGGGCCGCGGACTTCACGATCCTCGCGTCGACGTATGAGCCGTTCGGGCTGGTCGGCATCGAATCGGTGATGTGCGGCACGCCGGTCATTTTCCCGTCGACCATTGGCTGCTGCGATGCGATCGCCCCGCATGCGAAATTCGTTTTCGCGCCGGGCGAGGTGGCCGATCTGCGTGCGACAGTCGAGAGGGCGGTGCGGGAACACGGCGCCGGTACGCGTCGCACGCCACTCGAACTGGCTCGCGACGCGGTGCTTTACGACCCCGGCGTGGCTGCTCACGTGGACGCGCTGCTGACGCTGGCCGAGGGCATCGACAGCGCGCGTTAG
- a CDS encoding glycosyltransferase family 9 protein, whose product MSRLAGRLRIFARAIPRLLIKPLRREPRHPRRILIAHHLLLGDTLLLTPLLAKLRVQYPQAQIVLACPKAIVPLYAGRPFGVAVLPFDPRDPRSVRDVLLSGPYDLGMVLGDNRHSWLALGAGCRWIVGHAGDKPAWKNWPLNRSVPYPAAPAAWADLAAELIDGPPPRAYRPADWPAPPHAALPEPSQFAKPYVVLHPGASTRVKRWPNARWRELAQRVEALGYLPVWTGGPGEAELIREIDPDPRHPNLAARLGLGELWHLFAGAQAVVCPDTGVAHLGRLIGVPTLALFGPGNALIHGAGRYWREVPFVPITVAEMPCRDQPFIFRRKVAWVRRCDRNETTCVAWRGDHADCMGRLSVESVYNALQNVLVKV is encoded by the coding sequence ATGAGTCGGCTTGCCGGGCGTCTTCGTATTTTTGCGCGGGCCATCCCGCGACTGCTGATCAAGCCATTGCGCCGCGAGCCACGGCACCCGCGCCGGATCCTGATTGCGCACCACCTGTTGCTTGGCGACACGCTGCTGCTCACACCGCTGCTCGCCAAGCTGCGCGTGCAATATCCGCAGGCGCAGATCGTTCTCGCCTGTCCGAAGGCGATCGTGCCGCTGTATGCCGGCCGGCCTTTCGGTGTCGCGGTGTTGCCGTTCGATCCGCGTGATCCGCGGTCGGTGCGCGACGTTCTGCTTTCCGGACCTTACGACCTCGGCATGGTGCTCGGCGACAATCGTCATAGCTGGCTCGCGTTGGGTGCGGGCTGCCGCTGGATCGTCGGACACGCGGGCGACAAGCCGGCCTGGAAGAACTGGCCGCTCAACCGGAGCGTGCCGTATCCCGCTGCGCCGGCGGCCTGGGCCGACCTCGCCGCGGAACTGATCGACGGACCGCCGCCGCGCGCTTACCGGCCCGCCGATTGGCCCGCGCCGCCGCATGCGGCGCTACCCGAGCCGTCGCAGTTCGCGAAACCTTACGTCGTGCTTCATCCGGGCGCGAGCACCCGTGTCAAACGCTGGCCCAACGCGCGCTGGCGCGAGCTTGCGCAACGCGTGGAAGCGCTCGGCTATCTGCCGGTATGGACCGGCGGTCCGGGCGAAGCAGAGCTGATTCGCGAGATCGACCCCGACCCTCGTCATCCGAACCTGGCGGCGCGGCTCGGCCTCGGCGAGTTGTGGCATCTGTTTGCCGGCGCGCAAGCCGTGGTTTGTCCCGATACCGGCGTCGCGCATCTGGGGCGTCTGATCGGGGTGCCCACCCTCGCGCTGTTCGGCCCCGGCAATGCCTTGATCCACGGCGCGGGGCGCTACTGGCGCGAGGTGCCGTTCGTGCCCATTACCGTCGCGGAGATGCCATGCCGCGATCAGCCTTTTATTTTCCGCCGCAAGGTAGCATGGGTGCGGCGCTGCGATCGCAACGAGACGACCTGCGTCGCATGGCGCGGCGACCATGCCGACTGCATGGGCCGGCTGTCGGTGGAGTCGGTGTACAACGCATTGCAAAATGTTCTGGTGAAGGTGTAA
- a CDS encoding O-antigen ligase family protein — protein sequence MTHTAARVERVLWVACPVILFVVMFGHMTALVFNALALMALGVAAAACSASRPSLWHWPLMLPIAGWAGWSLASVAWSMYPMVSLHAWCDEVLYPLVAFWGFWLFGTQLRRPAPVVLINWFACLALAAISALYWGHLQPPTANTFPLHFYNRVGHTSTLAVFAMPLFAGFMLRPRWRMIGASGIALCLFIGLATLNRFFWPAAAVTLLIALFPLYRRRLLLAVLVVAVVGAAGVGTLEFSSRLRTAGTVPAATQPRDVAIDGHQVYVPGSLSAIGDTVSADTRPKLWAFYVGEAERHAWVGVGFGKPLPGIVYRSEMPASLLAVEPQALTHAHNLFINTWLQTGFIGVVLQTALLLCLVGRFWRLRRVDPWLCAAGVALVAGMIAKNTTDDFMWQTTMLAFWAFAGLLLGCAEHAGAAGEASLETVRSRTTVLRSEQRREAPTAELGE from the coding sequence ATGACTCACACGGCTGCGCGAGTGGAGCGCGTGTTATGGGTTGCGTGTCCCGTCATTCTGTTCGTGGTGATGTTCGGCCACATGACGGCGCTCGTCTTCAATGCGCTTGCCCTGATGGCGCTCGGCGTGGCGGCCGCCGCCTGCTCGGCCAGCCGGCCATCGCTATGGCACTGGCCGCTAATGCTGCCCATCGCGGGCTGGGCCGGCTGGAGCCTCGCCTCGGTCGCGTGGTCCATGTATCCGATGGTCAGTCTGCACGCGTGGTGCGACGAGGTGCTCTATCCGCTGGTGGCGTTCTGGGGCTTCTGGCTGTTCGGTACGCAACTGCGGCGGCCGGCGCCCGTCGTGCTCATCAACTGGTTCGCCTGCCTCGCGCTCGCCGCGATCAGCGCGCTCTACTGGGGGCATCTGCAGCCGCCCACCGCCAATACCTTTCCGTTGCATTTCTATAACCGCGTCGGTCACACCAGCACGCTTGCCGTGTTCGCCATGCCGCTCTTCGCCGGCTTCATGCTGCGGCCGCGGTGGCGCATGATCGGCGCAAGCGGCATCGCGCTGTGCCTGTTCATCGGACTGGCCACGCTCAACCGGTTCTTCTGGCCGGCGGCCGCCGTCACGCTTCTGATCGCACTGTTTCCGCTCTACCGGCGGCGCCTGCTGCTGGCGGTGCTGGTCGTTGCCGTGGTCGGCGCGGCCGGCGTCGGCACACTCGAGTTCAGTTCCCGCTTGCGCACGGCCGGCACCGTGCCCGCTGCTACGCAGCCGCGCGACGTCGCGATCGACGGTCATCAGGTCTACGTGCCAGGCTCGCTGTCCGCAATCGGCGACACGGTATCGGCCGACACGCGTCCGAAGCTGTGGGCGTTTTATGTCGGCGAGGCCGAGCGCCACGCGTGGGTTGGGGTGGGCTTCGGCAAGCCGTTGCCGGGTATCGTCTATCGCAGCGAAATGCCGGCCAGTTTGCTGGCGGTCGAGCCGCAAGCGCTGACGCACGCGCACAACCTGTTCATCAATACGTGGCTGCAGACGGGATTCATCGGCGTCGTGCTACAGACGGCGCTTCTGCTGTGCCTCGTGGGGCGCTTCTGGCGGCTGCGGCGGGTCGACCCCTGGCTGTGCGCTGCGGGCGTGGCACTGGTGGCCGGCATGATCGCGAAAAATACAACCGACGATTTCATGTGGCAAACCACCATGCTCGCGTTCTGGGCTTTTGCGGGCCTGCTGCTGGGCTGCGCGGAGCACGCCGGTGCAGCAGGCGAGGCGTCGCTGGAAACGGTGCGAAGCAGAACCACGGTACTGCGCAGCGAACAGCGGCGCGAAGCGCCGACAGCAGAGTTGGGCGAATAA
- a CDS encoding glycosyltransferase codes for MTNVNPHSIEADRTPLRILFHINDFGKGGTETALLSWLKTLDRRLFAPSLSVAYPTDDLAFWRAQSIPEDVPVHVLASSKWMYALHQAARRRKLGTGEKLLHKLLTYGVIRPLLALRMRHLVRQHDLVCDFDFSLRHMAGSCNVPWFGVNHFSLAARLGGKSARYIARRVRHYARYSAITVLIPAMLNEARELFSTTGVDMDIVELPNVIDVDALRSAARAEIKRPAESFIVSVARLDEGQKDHKTLLRAYAQLRERGRCEAALVLIGDGRDRGELEQLADQLGIGASVQFLGFCANPLPYIRQAEMLVLSSRYEGCAVVLGEAMALGTPVLSADCPTGPRDMLEGGKAGLLVPVGDVDAMAFGIERLLTDTELRRSVAQAALQKVETFTPPRANQRMLELALRLLAKQDSPSGVLEPR; via the coding sequence ATGACGAACGTGAACCCCCACTCTATCGAAGCCGACCGCACCCCGCTGCGCATCCTGTTTCATATCAACGATTTCGGTAAAGGCGGCACTGAGACCGCGTTGCTGTCCTGGCTAAAGACGCTCGACCGGCGCCTGTTCGCGCCGAGCCTGTCGGTGGCGTATCCGACCGACGACCTGGCGTTCTGGCGTGCGCAGTCGATTCCCGAAGACGTTCCCGTCCACGTACTCGCCTCGTCGAAATGGATGTACGCGCTGCATCAGGCGGCGCGCCGGCGCAAGCTGGGCACCGGCGAGAAGTTATTGCACAAGCTGTTGACCTACGGCGTGATCCGGCCGCTGCTGGCGCTGCGTATGCGGCATCTCGTCAGGCAACACGATCTGGTCTGCGATTTCGATTTTTCGCTGCGCCATATGGCGGGCAGTTGCAACGTGCCCTGGTTCGGCGTGAACCATTTCAGCCTCGCGGCCCGGCTCGGCGGCAAGAGCGCGCGCTACATCGCCCGGCGCGTGCGGCATTACGCGCGTTACTCGGCAATCACCGTGCTGATTCCCGCCATGCTGAACGAGGCGCGGGAACTCTTTTCGACAACGGGCGTGGACATGGACATTGTCGAGTTGCCGAATGTGATCGACGTCGACGCGCTGCGCTCCGCGGCGCGCGCGGAGATCAAACGTCCGGCGGAGTCATTCATCGTTTCCGTGGCGCGTCTGGATGAAGGTCAGAAGGACCACAAGACCTTGTTACGAGCCTACGCGCAGTTGCGCGAGCGCGGCCGCTGCGAGGCGGCGCTCGTCCTGATTGGCGACGGGCGCGACCGGGGCGAGCTCGAGCAACTCGCCGACCAACTGGGGATCGGTGCATCGGTGCAGTTTCTTGGCTTCTGTGCCAATCCGCTGCCCTATATCCGGCAGGCGGAAATGCTCGTCCTGAGCAGCCGCTACGAAGGTTGCGCGGTGGTGCTCGGTGAGGCGATGGCGCTCGGCACGCCGGTGCTGTCGGCGGATTGCCCGACCGGTCCGCGAGACATGCTGGAAGGTGGCAAGGCTGGCCTGCTGGTGCCGGTCGGCGACGTGGACGCTATGGCGTTCGGCATCGAACGCCTGCTGACGGACACCGAGCTGCGCCGCAGCGTCGCGCAAGCCGCGCTGCAAAAAGTCGAGACGTTCACGCCGCCACGCGCCAATCAGCGGATGCTGGAACTGGCGTTGCGCCTGCTGGCGAAGCAGGACTCGCCGTCGGGCGTGCTGGAGCCTCGCTGA
- a CDS encoding ester cyclase gives MSTSSMSRIARHMLIAASFAGAVSAHAASDADLPVPHHLAVASNSAQSAAIVQTARRYAAFWNTGGEAYATRALSPAFVDRTLPDGRPQGRDGPLQASKGFRAAVPDLHAEIDDLVVAGDRASVHLHFYGHFTGQFQNLKGNGQTIDFQAFDLYRVKNGRIVENWHLEDNLTLLRQLGAIKP, from the coding sequence ATGTCCACCTCATCGATGTCCCGAATCGCCCGCCATATGCTGATCGCCGCGAGTTTCGCGGGCGCCGTGAGCGCCCATGCCGCGAGCGACGCCGACCTGCCCGTGCCGCACCATCTCGCCGTTGCATCGAACTCGGCGCAAAGTGCCGCGATCGTGCAAACCGCGCGCCGCTACGCAGCATTCTGGAACACCGGCGGCGAGGCCTACGCGACACGCGCGCTGTCGCCGGCTTTTGTGGACCGCACCTTGCCGGACGGGCGCCCGCAAGGTCGTGACGGTCCGCTGCAGGCGTCGAAGGGATTTCGTGCGGCGGTGCCCGACCTGCACGCCGAAATCGACGACCTCGTGGTGGCCGGCGACCGTGCCTCGGTCCATCTGCATTTCTACGGGCACTTCACAGGACAGTTCCAGAATCTCAAAGGCAACGGTCAGACGATCGACTTCCAGGCCTTCGACCTGTATCGCGTGAAGAACGGCCGCATCGTCGAAAACTGGCACCTCGAAGACAATCTGACGTTACTCAGGCAGCTCGGCGCCATCAAGCCGTAA
- a CDS encoding recombination-associated protein RdgC: MWFKNLQLHRLPAPWSVTPEQMQKWLAPHAFAPGNSVEMQSHGWASPRDNDSSDSLVYSLNGQMLLVFRAEKKLLPASVVTQVTKARAFELEEQQGFKPGRKQMRELKEQVTDELLPRAFSIRRDTRVWIDCRNGWLVIDAASQAVADEVRGLLVKSIDQLPLGTVRVTHSPVAAMTGWLLAGEGPAGFTLDQDTELRSPAEGNATVRYVGHTLDAEDMRRHIEAGKQCMRLAMTWNNRVSFVLTPSLTIKRIAPLDVLKEAGDPTAQNDDERFDSDVTLMTAELDRMLCDLLDALGGEQGEAIPQAAAA, translated from the coding sequence ATGTGGTTCAAAAACCTTCAGCTTCACCGTCTTCCCGCACCGTGGTCCGTCACCCCCGAACAGATGCAGAAATGGCTCGCGCCGCATGCGTTCGCGCCCGGCAACAGCGTCGAGATGCAAAGCCACGGCTGGGCATCGCCGCGTGATAACGATTCCAGCGACTCGCTGGTGTATTCGCTCAATGGCCAGATGCTGCTGGTGTTTCGCGCCGAAAAGAAACTGCTGCCCGCTTCGGTCGTCACGCAAGTGACCAAGGCGCGCGCGTTCGAACTCGAGGAACAGCAAGGCTTCAAACCCGGCCGAAAACAGATGCGCGAACTCAAGGAGCAGGTCACGGACGAACTGTTGCCGCGCGCCTTCAGCATTCGCCGCGATACGCGCGTGTGGATCGACTGCAGGAACGGCTGGCTCGTGATCGACGCGGCTTCGCAAGCGGTCGCCGATGAAGTGCGCGGCCTGCTGGTGAAGTCGATCGATCAATTGCCGCTCGGCACGGTACGCGTCACGCACTCGCCGGTCGCGGCCATGACCGGATGGCTGCTCGCAGGCGAGGGTCCGGCGGGCTTCACGCTGGATCAGGACACCGAGTTGCGTTCGCCCGCGGAAGGCAACGCCACCGTGCGCTACGTGGGACATACACTGGACGCCGAAGACATGCGCCGTCATATCGAAGCCGGCAAGCAATGCATGCGGCTCGCGATGACATGGAACAATCGCGTGTCGTTCGTGCTGACGCCGTCGCTCACGATCAAGCGCATCGCGCCGCTCGACGTGTTGAAGGAAGCGGGCGATCCCACCGCGCAGAACGACGACGAACGTTTCGACTCTGACGTCACGCTGATGACCGCCGAACTCGACCGCATGCTGTGCGATCTGCTCGACGCGCTGGGCGGCGAGCAGGGCGAAGCGATTCCGCAAGCCGCGGCGGCGTAA
- a CDS encoding HdeD family acid-resistance protein yields the protein MVRLVMILLGVDYLRTRWRSLRLVGCISLLLGVVVFIDALDSALYFPITPFALFLLLEGLATLAVAWTGMGGQRTLRYVKGIAFSTAAALILVGHEHGNFILSMIFGTLFLADGLLQIVSAKVVRYRTWRLAMIGGGVEIALAIFFYQPYPTHYVGTVPYCLGLGLIFGGWNMFLLSTRVRRLDSNPAVAANPGLAANGAAADAGIAAASELAASRVIAHEWDGPPAADEAALTVHVWTPVGSAKSEARRQPIVDRYIAAVDRNGVISTGHAALESPEGIYISLYPGVEIDRSPDDFARLLRATRENDVPGLFQPDYATESKAWCPSTVQVRIRNYDPVRLRRFWDAYRQDATYNLTHRNCSSSVSRALEAAIEGASARVWGGLGGWRPFLRVISTPELWVAAQVRKRAATMAWTPGLTLDYARALSMLADPRPSGWVKMARLAVQRMVRSRQQWREEARHASVAEDTARDAVRE from the coding sequence ATGGTTCGTCTGGTCATGATTCTGCTTGGAGTCGATTACCTGCGCACGCGCTGGCGATCGTTGCGGCTCGTCGGCTGCATCAGTTTGCTGCTCGGCGTCGTCGTGTTCATCGATGCGCTCGATAGCGCGCTCTACTTTCCGATCACCCCATTCGCATTGTTCCTGTTGCTGGAAGGCCTCGCCACGCTGGCCGTCGCCTGGACCGGCATGGGCGGGCAACGTACGCTGCGCTATGTAAAAGGCATTGCGTTCTCCACTGCGGCGGCGCTGATTCTCGTCGGCCATGAGCACGGCAACTTCATTCTGTCGATGATCTTCGGCACGCTCTTTCTCGCCGATGGGCTGTTGCAGATCGTCTCCGCCAAAGTGGTCCGCTATCGCACGTGGCGGCTCGCGATGATCGGCGGCGGTGTCGAAATCGCGCTGGCGATTTTTTTCTATCAACCTTATCCGACGCACTACGTCGGCACGGTGCCGTACTGTCTCGGACTCGGCCTGATCTTCGGCGGCTGGAACATGTTCTTGCTGAGCACGCGGGTGCGGCGGCTCGACTCGAATCCCGCGGTCGCCGCGAACCCCGGACTCGCCGCGAACGGCGCTGCGGCGGATGCCGGCATCGCCGCCGCGAGCGAACTGGCCGCGAGCCGCGTGATCGCCCACGAATGGGATGGGCCCCCCGCCGCCGATGAAGCCGCCTTGACCGTACACGTGTGGACGCCCGTCGGCTCAGCGAAAAGCGAGGCGCGGCGGCAGCCGATCGTCGATCGTTATATCGCGGCGGTGGATCGCAACGGCGTGATATCGACTGGACATGCTGCGCTCGAATCGCCCGAGGGCATCTACATCAGCCTGTATCCGGGCGTCGAGATCGACCGCTCGCCCGACGACTTCGCGCGGCTTCTACGCGCCACGCGTGAGAACGACGTGCCGGGCCTGTTCCAGCCCGACTACGCGACCGAGTCGAAAGCGTGGTGTCCTTCCACCGTGCAGGTGCGGATCCGCAATTACGATCCGGTCCGGTTGCGGCGTTTCTGGGACGCGTATCGGCAGGACGCGACGTATAACCTCACGCACCGCAACTGTTCGAGCAGTGTCTCGCGCGCACTGGAAGCGGCTATCGAAGGGGCATCGGCGCGCGTGTGGGGCGGCCTCGGCGGGTGGCGGCCGTTTCTGCGCGTGATCTCCACACCCGAACTGTGGGTCGCCGCGCAAGTGCGCAAGCGAGCCGCAACGATGGCATGGACGCCCGGCCTCACACTCGACTATGCGCGCGCCCTTAGCATGCTGGCCGACCCGCGACCTTCGGGCTGGGTCAAGATGGCGCGCCTCGCGGTGCAGAGAATGGTTCGCTCGCGCCAGCAATGGCGCGAAGAGGCGCGCCACGCGAGCGTCGCCGAGGACACGGCGCGCGACGCGGTGCGCGAATGA
- a CDS encoding transglutaminase family protein: MNEPQRFTVRHVSVYRYSEPVRFGEHRMMFRPRASHDLRLVTNQLVITPTPSRLHWLHDVFDNSVAVASFADKASELRFDSEVTLEHFEAPMPDYALEPYAVNWPFAYTNEEASDLVNARSRPYPDSDVDEWARRFVPTAGGAAKSGKRGAGAGGGTMALLRAMTLEIKSTFFYVRRTEKGVNRPGDTLRSRSGSCRDFAVLMMDAVRSLGLAARFVSGYLFVPEHDAAQGGGATHAWLQIYLPGAGWVDFDPTNSIVGNRHLIRVAVAWNAYQALPLWGTWHGAPHSFRGLQVDVSVTEGE, encoded by the coding sequence ATGAATGAGCCGCAGCGATTCACGGTGCGTCACGTCAGTGTCTACCGTTACTCTGAACCCGTGCGCTTCGGCGAGCATCGCATGATGTTTCGCCCGCGCGCCAGCCACGATTTGCGCCTCGTTACCAACCAGTTGGTGATCACGCCTACACCGTCGCGGCTTCATTGGCTGCACGATGTATTCGACAACTCGGTGGCGGTCGCGAGTTTCGCGGACAAGGCGAGCGAACTCCGCTTTGACAGCGAAGTGACGCTCGAGCACTTCGAAGCGCCAATGCCCGACTATGCACTCGAACCGTATGCGGTGAACTGGCCGTTCGCGTACACCAACGAGGAAGCGTCCGATCTCGTGAACGCGCGCAGCCGTCCGTATCCGGACAGCGACGTGGACGAGTGGGCGCGCCGTTTCGTGCCGACGGCCGGCGGCGCTGCAAAGAGCGGCAAGCGCGGCGCTGGTGCCGGCGGCGGCACGATGGCGCTTTTGCGCGCCATGACGCTCGAAATCAAGAGCACGTTTTTCTATGTGCGCCGCACGGAAAAAGGCGTGAACCGTCCCGGCGACACCTTGCGCAGCCGCAGCGGCAGTTGTCGCGATTTCGCCGTGCTGATGATGGACGCGGTGCGCTCGCTCGGTCTCGCGGCGCGCTTCGTGAGCGGCTATCTGTTCGTGCCCGAGCACGACGCGGCGCAAGGCGGCGGCGCGACGCACGCATGGTTGCAGATCTATTTGCCGGGTGCCGGCTGGGTCGATTTCGATCCGACCAACAGTATCGTCGGCAACCGCCATCTGATTCGCGTGGCGGTGGCGTGGAACGCATACCAGGCGCTGCCGTTGTGGGGTACGTGGCATGGCGCGCCGCATTCGTTCCGCGGTTTGCAGGTGGATGTGAGCGTGACTGAAGGTGAATGA
- a CDS encoding transglutaminase-like domain-containing protein, with amino-acid sequence MKLRVGYELVYECVQPTPMLLMLNTHYSHAKEVLNPDLLVVDPPVPIRQYRDSFGNLCSRIVAPPGKVSFSTSAVLEVSSEPETRPPYTEQHPVEMLPDDTLVFLLGSRYCETDLLSEFAWQTFGTLPLGRVRVDAICNYVHNHIVFGYDFARPTKTAWQAWQERKGVCRDFAHLAVALCRAMNIPARYCTGYISDVGLPPPYAQMDFAAWFEAYIGGCWQIFDPRNNAPRTGRVLMARGRDAADVAISNAFGPTQLLKFDVVCEPL; translated from the coding sequence ATGAAATTGCGCGTTGGCTATGAACTGGTCTATGAGTGTGTGCAACCGACGCCGATGCTGCTGATGTTGAACACCCACTATTCGCATGCGAAAGAGGTGCTGAATCCCGATTTGCTGGTGGTCGATCCGCCGGTGCCGATCCGTCAGTATCGTGACTCGTTCGGCAATCTGTGCAGCCGGATCGTGGCGCCGCCGGGAAAAGTTTCCTTTTCGACGAGTGCGGTGCTGGAGGTGTCCTCCGAGCCGGAAACGCGGCCGCCGTACACCGAACAGCATCCGGTGGAAATGCTGCCTGACGATACGCTGGTGTTTCTGCTGGGCAGCCGCTATTGCGAAACCGATCTGCTGTCCGAATTCGCATGGCAGACCTTCGGCACGCTGCCGCTCGGGCGTGTGCGCGTGGATGCGATCTGCAACTACGTGCACAACCATATCGTGTTCGGCTACGACTTTGCGCGTCCGACCAAGACTGCGTGGCAGGCCTGGCAGGAGCGCAAAGGCGTATGCCGGGATTTCGCGCATCTGGCCGTGGCGCTATGCCGGGCCATGAATATCCCGGCGCGTTATTGCACCGGCTATATCAGCGACGTCGGCTTGCCGCCGCCCTATGCGCAGATGGATTTCGCCGCATGGTTCGAGGCGTATATCGGCGGATGCTGGCAGATCTTCGACCCGCGCAACAATGCGCCGCGCACGGGGCGCGTGCTGATGGCGCGCGGGCGCGACGCGGCTGATGTGGCGATCAGCAATGCCTTTGGGCCCACGCAACTATTGAAGTTCGACGTGGTGTGCGAACCGCTGTAG